A genomic window from Brassica oleracea var. oleracea cultivar TO1000 chromosome C8, BOL, whole genome shotgun sequence includes:
- the LOC106310200 gene encoding uncharacterized protein At4g22758-like, whose protein sequence is MLMYNKQKKKKRETVTIKGNRILISVAFLGSAGPIRFVAYEGDLVANVIDTALKCYAREGRLPVLGSDFNDFLFYCPMVGPEALSPWEAIGSLGARNFMLCEKPEEEEKKKVEEEDSGRSSFPINGARKRSFRAWINKSFSLKVTTH, encoded by the exons ATGTTGATGTACAACAAGCAGAAGAAGAAGAAGAGAGAGACGGTTACTATTAAGGGGAACCGGATCTTAATCAGCGTCGCGTTTCTCGGTAGCGCCGGTCCGATCCGGTTCGTGGCTTACGAAGGAGACCTCGTCGCTAATGTGATCGACACTGCTCTTAAATGTTACGCTCGGGAAGGTCGGCTTCCGGTTCTTGGATCCGACTTTAACGATTTTCTTTTCTATTGCCCCATGGTTGGACCTGAAG CTTTGAGTCCATGGGAAGCGATTGGGTCGTTGGGAGCGAGGAACTTTATGCTGTGTGAGAAACCAGAGGAGGAGGAGAAGAAGAAGGTTGAGGAAGAAGACAGTGGAAGATCGAGTTTCCCCATTAATGGGGCTAGGAAAAGAAGCTTTAGGGCTTGGATTAACAAATCTTTCAGTCTTAAAGTCACTACTCATTAG
- the LOC106310337 gene encoding MLP-like protein 31: protein MTQSSLLGELEVEVEIKSPAEKFYHMYAGRPHHVAKATPRNVQACDLHDGEWGEVGSIIFWNYVHDGQARVAKERIEVVEPEKKIVKFRVLEGDLMEEFKSFVITIQVTPKQGGNGSIVKWHFEYEKIDENISHPETLLPFFADMIKEIDEHLLSEE from the exons ATGACACAGTCTTCTCTATTAGGAGAACTTGAGGTTGAAGTCGAGATCAAATCTCCCGCGGAGAAGTTCTACCACATGTACGCCGGAAGACCGCATCATGTGGCCAAAGCCACTCCACGCAATGTGCAGGCATGTGATCTGCACGACGGAGAATGGGGCGAAGTTGGCAGTATTATATTTTGGAACTACGTTCATG ATGGACAAGCCAGAGTGGCGAAAGAGAGGATCGAAGTGGTGGAGCCTGAGAAGAAAATTGTGAAGTTTAGGGTTTTAGAGGGAGATCTGATGGAAGAGTTCAAGAGCTTTGTGATTACGATTCAGGTAACCCCCAAGCAAGGAGGAAATGGAAGTATTGTGAAGTGGCACTTCGAGTATGAGAAGATTGATGAGAACATTTCTCACCCTGAGACTTTGCTCCCTTTCTTTGCTGATATGATCAAAGAGATCGACGAACACCTCTTGTCCGAGGAATAG
- the LOC106310338 gene encoding MLP-like protein 328: MAGIETLDLEIQVNMPADRFFNSFKNKKGSFTDKTEAVSIYHDDTNYNSSIQIWNLIVDGKMEQIKEKTEVDEENMSVSFLAMEGDVLEQYKSYKITLDVVPRDDGVCIAKWKWEYEKLNVDVPPPTKYIAFVADYTRDLETRLLSES; this comes from the exons ATGGCGGGCATTGAGACTCTCGACCTAGAGATCCAAGTAAACATGCCGGCCGATAGATTTTTCAACAGTTTCAAGAATAAGAAAGGAAGTTTCACAGACAAGACAGAAGCAGTTTCTATTTATCATGATGATACCAACTACAACTCCTCGATTCAGATCTGGAATCTCATCGTAG ATGGAAAGATGGAGCAGATTAAGGAGAAGACAGAGGTTGATGAAGAGAACATGTCGGTTTCTTTCTTAGCTATGGAAGGAGATGTGTTGGAGCAGTACAAGAGCTATAAGATAACACTTGACGTTGTTCCTAGAGATGATGGAGTTTGTATTGCCAAGTGGAAATGGGAATACGAGAAGCTAAACGTCGACGTTCCTCCCCCTACTAAATACATCGCATTCGTTGCTGATTACACGCGTGACCTCGAGACTAGGTTGTTGTCTGAATCATAA